One window of Dechloromonas sp. ZY10 genomic DNA carries:
- a CDS encoding DciA family protein has translation MIQNPEHFLERDGGSAQVLAHARLLHKLARRFEAVAPLAFRQAARVANFRLGVVVILAENGAVAAKIRQMSQRLCDELSRGGTQCSGIEVKVQPRQSPFQSRSSLPKGLSGAACDRVGALAAGLPPGPLREALARLAQRRQGGS, from the coding sequence ATGATTCAAAACCCCGAGCATTTCCTTGAACGCGATGGCGGCAGCGCCCAGGTTCTGGCGCACGCCCGCCTGTTGCATAAGCTTGCCCGCCGCTTCGAAGCGGTGGCGCCGCTGGCGTTTCGTCAGGCCGCCCGAGTGGCCAATTTCCGGTTGGGGGTAGTGGTTATCCTCGCCGAAAACGGCGCGGTCGCAGCCAAAATCCGGCAGATGAGCCAGCGTTTGTGCGACGAATTATCGAGGGGAGGGACGCAGTGTAGCGGCATCGAAGTCAAAGTTCAACCCCGGCAAAGTCCTTTTCAATCAAGGTCTTCGTTGCCTAAAGGCTTGTCGGGCGCGGCTTGCGACCGGGTCGGGGCCTTGGCTGCCGGCCTGCCGCCGGGGCCTTTGCGCGAGGCGCTGGCGCGGCTTGCGCAAAGGCGTCAGGGCGGCAGTTGA
- a CDS encoding enoyl-CoA hydratase, with product MSEENLPVLRVDRENGLTTLTLNRPSQFNSLSQEMLTALQSELDAIAANPAIRVVVIAAAGKAFCAGHDLKEMRANHSKEFMQALFRQCGQLMLSITRMPQPVIARVHGIATAAGCQLVSMCDLAVAADVARFAVSGINVGLFCSTPAVGLARNLGRKAALEMLLTGEFIDAMEARTKGLVNRVVPADALDSEVERLAQAIISKSAVAVKMGKEMYYRQLEMGLVEAYDYAAEVMACNMMTEDAGEGIDAFMQKRPPVYCGR from the coding sequence ATGAGCGAAGAAAATTTGCCGGTTTTGCGCGTTGACCGTGAAAACGGCCTGACCACCCTGACCCTGAACCGCCCCAGCCAGTTCAACTCGTTGTCACAGGAAATGCTGACCGCGCTACAGTCCGAACTCGATGCCATTGCCGCCAACCCGGCGATCCGCGTCGTGGTCATTGCCGCCGCCGGCAAGGCTTTCTGTGCTGGCCACGATCTCAAGGAAATGCGCGCCAACCACAGCAAGGAATTCATGCAAGCGCTATTCCGCCAGTGCGGCCAGCTGATGCTCAGCATCACCCGTATGCCACAACCGGTCATCGCCCGGGTACACGGTATCGCCACCGCCGCTGGCTGCCAACTGGTCTCGATGTGCGACCTCGCGGTCGCCGCCGATGTCGCCCGCTTCGCCGTCTCCGGGATCAATGTCGGCCTGTTTTGCTCAACCCCGGCGGTCGGCCTGGCCCGTAACCTTGGACGCAAGGCGGCGCTCGAAATGCTGCTCACCGGCGAATTCATCGACGCCATGGAAGCGCGGACCAAAGGCCTGGTGAACCGCGTGGTCCCGGCCGATGCGCTCGACAGCGAGGTCGAACGTCTGGCGCAGGCAATCATCAGCAAGAGCGCCGTCGCCGTCAAAATGGGCAAGGAAATGTACTACCGGCAACTCGAAATGGGCCTGGTCGAAGCCTACGACTACGCCGCCGAAGTGATGGCCTGCAACATGATGACCGAAGATGCCGGCGAAGGCATCGATGCCTTCATGCAGAAGCGTCCGCCAGTCTATTGCGGCCGCTGA